The following are from one region of the Rosettibacter firmus genome:
- a CDS encoding SPOR domain-containing protein codes for MIKNFFYIVLFLFLYFNTDAQVLSKKWMKVINFDDREIFIDTSNLSQEKNIISALIITCYKKPTILTPLNKEIIYIKTQSLFDIDSKKVTIIGNLYYDKELKIISEPFKPLQIVSENNTHLIDTSKIYSTIFDSCLSYIKRNPERINNVNIQKTQITEQANKIENKTDVSTQENEQSSGKPEIESEEYNFENERVVYKTIFTDGNKYCIQISSWKEEYKAQNEVDKLKSKGHNAFYIKVNIPGKGDWYRVRIGYFSTLREAEEYLKEMR; via the coding sequence ATGATAAAAAATTTCTTTTATATTGTTTTGTTTCTATTCCTTTACTTCAATACTGATGCACAGGTTCTTTCTAAGAAATGGATGAAAGTTATAAACTTTGATGATAGAGAAATTTTTATTGACACATCAAATTTAAGTCAAGAAAAAAATATAATATCCGCATTAATAATTACCTGCTACAAAAAACCAACAATACTTACTCCACTTAATAAAGAAATAATTTACATTAAAACACAATCACTTTTTGATATTGATTCAAAAAAAGTTACAATAATTGGAAATCTTTATTATGATAAAGAATTAAAAATAATAAGTGAACCATTCAAACCACTGCAGATAGTAAGTGAAAACAATACTCACCTGATTGATACGAGTAAAATCTATTCTACAATTTTTGATAGCTGTTTAAGTTATATAAAAAGAAATCCAGAAAGAATTAATAATGTAAATATTCAGAAAACTCAAATAACAGAACAAGCTAACAAAATAGAAAACAAAACTGATGTAAGTACTCAGGAGAATGAGCAAAGCAGTGGAAAACCTGAAATAGAATCCGAAGAGTATAATTTTGAAAATGAGCGAGTTGTATATAAAACAATTTTTACAGATGGTAATAAATATTGCATACAGATATCTTCATGGAAAGAAGAATACAAAGCACAGAATGAAGTTGATAAATTAAAATCAAAAGGTCACAATGCATTTTATATAAAAGTAAATATACCTGGAAAAGGGGACTGGTATAGAGTAAGAATTGGATATTTTTCAACTCTGAGGGAAGCAGAAGAGTATTTGAAAGAGATGAGATAA